The Mycoplasma nasistruthionis genome contains a region encoding:
- the hprK gene encoding HPr(Ser) kinase/phosphatase codes for MSRQNKKINAKKIIDFFNLNIINKNDAELEYNDIKQPAIKRVGLELAEHFNGDRLSRNVIAWGTGESNWFSIIGKEKAYASLEFVFKQKPPLVILSKGVNKPAINWIVEVANKYRVPVALVKTSTSYISTNIGSYLNNYFGELTQVHGTLVLIGGTGVLITGQSGVGKSEAALQLVQNGAVLISDDAVLIRDNGDIFIGSSPEITRNFLEIRGTGIVDIKVLYGVASVAKSSIIDLVIELVKQDDNVEFDRLGTDFMEYPVFGRSIKKMQVPVKAGSSAASLIKAAVNTYLARMDGMDVLRLMTERAMKQEEE; via the coding sequence ATGTCTAGACAAAATAAGAAAATAAATGCTAAAAAAATCATTGATTTTTTTAACCTAAATATCATTAATAAAAATGATGCTGAACTTGAATATAACGACATTAAACAGCCTGCAATCAAACGTGTAGGCCTTGAATTAGCAGAACATTTCAATGGTGATCGTTTAAGCAGAAACGTTATTGCATGAGGTACAGGAGAGTCTAATTGATTTTCTATCATTGGTAAAGAAAAAGCTTATGCATCACTTGAATTCGTATTTAAACAAAAACCACCTTTAGTCATTTTGTCTAAAGGAGTTAATAAGCCTGCAATAAATTGAATAGTAGAAGTTGCAAACAAATACAGAGTACCTGTAGCTTTAGTTAAAACAAGTACTTCATATATTTCAACAAATATCGGTTCATACTTAAACAACTACTTTGGTGAATTGACTCAAGTGCATGGAACTTTGGTGCTAATTGGTGGTACAGGTGTTTTAATCACCGGTCAAAGTGGTGTAGGTAAATCTGAAGCTGCTCTACAACTCGTTCAAAATGGAGCGGTATTAATTAGTGATGATGCAGTACTAATTAGGGATAATGGTGATATTTTCATTGGTAGTTCACCAGAAATTACAAGAAACTTCCTAGAAATAAGGGGTACAGGTATTGTTGATATTAAAGTCCTATACGGGGTGGCATCAGTTGCTAAATCATCAATTATTGATCTGGTTATTGAGTTAGTTAAACAAGATGACAATGTTGAATTCGATCGTTTAGGTACTGATTTTATGGAGTATCCAGTATTTGGACGTTCAATTAAAAAAATGCAAGTACCAGTTAAAGCTGGTTCATCAGCAGCTTCATTAATTAAAGCAGCTGTTAATACATATTTAGCACGTATGGACGGTATGGACGTTTTAAGACTAATGACTGAGCGTGCAATGAAACAAGAGGAGGAATAA